One window of Posidoniimonas polymericola genomic DNA carries:
- a CDS encoding GNAT family N-acetyltransferase codes for MSFTRFVYRSAKQIARCTPAWLIRIRPFAVLAIPTTRFLDRDDLPAGPPEEAIRWVGSLEEAGLLYGVADAENYAAWDAHSRRAAIVIREGSPIACVWVAAGEYHDPEIALTMTLADRDRWIYAAVVTPPHRGDGVYTRLLSFVGRELHREGVERIALGVVAGNERSLRAHLRWSPARLGGVLAARVLTVPWLRITGRLERVGHAQTGQSVAVVRIPPPAAKPTATAQPPGQTSDPEPAEPTNA; via the coding sequence ATGTCCTTCACCCGGTTTGTCTACCGGTCGGCAAAACAGATCGCTCGTTGCACCCCGGCGTGGCTGATCAGGATCCGACCGTTCGCGGTGCTCGCCATCCCGACCACACGTTTCCTCGATCGCGACGACCTGCCCGCCGGCCCGCCCGAGGAGGCGATCCGCTGGGTCGGCTCGCTTGAAGAAGCCGGGCTGCTGTACGGGGTGGCGGACGCCGAAAACTACGCCGCTTGGGACGCCCACTCGCGTCGCGCGGCGATTGTGATCCGCGAGGGCTCGCCGATCGCCTGCGTGTGGGTGGCGGCCGGCGAGTACCACGACCCCGAAATCGCACTGACAATGACGCTCGCGGACCGCGACCGCTGGATCTACGCCGCGGTGGTGACCCCGCCGCACCGCGGCGACGGAGTCTACACCCGGCTGCTGTCGTTTGTCGGCCGCGAGCTGCACCGCGAAGGCGTCGAGCGGATTGCGCTCGGCGTCGTGGCCGGCAACGAACGTTCGCTCCGCGCGCACCTGCGCTGGAGTCCTGCGCGGCTCGGCGGGGTGCTCGCCGCGCGGGTGCTCACCGTGCCGTGGCTCCGCATCACCGGCCGACTCGAGCGGGTTGGCCACGCGCAGACCGGCCAGTCGGTGGCCGTGGTGCGGATCCCGCCCCCGGCAGCAAAGCCGACCGCGACCGCACAACCACCAGGACAAACCTCAG